TGGGCtagtgaggctctgccagacacacacacacacacacacacacacacacacacacacacaggtacacagagagagacagagacaggggagatgagggagacacagagaaagacagagatgaagTTTGAAGAGATATCCAGTGACACAGAGCTGAGAAATGGAGAGACAGGCACAGGAGATACAGCCAGGGTCAGGAAGACCGTTCTGGTGAGAGCAGCCAGGAGGTAAAAACCAGAGGGCAGAGAAGTCAGTGGACttcaggaaagagacagagacatagcgacagacagacagacattctctATACTTAAATGCAGACCAAGCTGGACAGACAGCAGTTGCACCAAAGCTACCTAAGAAAGCCTTCTCCCAGAAAAGACAGAGACCTTTCTAACACTATTGAATCTCCAACCCCCTCACTGTCTGATACAAAGGTGTTCAGTAGTTTGTCTCAGGAGAGCAAGGGCATGTAAGAGCCTGTGTCTTTCTAGAGGAGTGATGGCTTTGTGAGAGAAGGTACCTCATCCTACAAGGGTGTCCCACACAGCCCCACTAGGCCCTCGGGCCCTCACCCAGTCTTGGCGAAGTTGGTCCAGTAGGTCATGACTACCGCGCTGAGCATGACGTCATTCTTGGAGAAGTTGCAGGGAAAGAGGTCAGTGGCACCCACCATGGGCACACCGAAGACGTAGGGCAGCTCATCCCCGTGCGCTGCGTCTGCCCACTCTGGCCGGCCctcagcctggcagtggtggtagaAAGTGTAAAAGTAGACGGGGGACTGGTAGTCGGCATGCAGCTTGGCGGTGGCCACTGCCGGGGCGACCCACTGATGGTCGGTAAAGAGCGCCAGCAGGGTCTTCCGTCGCATCTCGCCATTGTCCCGGTCAGCCCAGTCCGTGTACATGAACTTGATGGTCTCGCGAAGCACGTCCTTGCCTTCCGGGTACCCGTACAAGTTGTCCACAAAGTTGGAGACGGTGAAGTCAAAGGCGCTGGCAGACACACCGTCCTCACTCTCTGCAGAGTCTTCCACGAACTTAAGACCCTCTCCCTGGTTGACACCAATGAGCATGTCGTAATTGAGGAACTCTCCCTGTTGCATGAGGATCTCGGGGTCGTCAGGGACTACGTCGCCGTCCACCACAGGCCCAAAGGCAATGTGGTAGCTGGGGAGAAGGGGGCAAGGTCTCACCATCCAGTTGCTGGCCTCCTTTGGGCCCAAGGTCTCCTAAGCCACACACAGGTACCTCCCTCTGCCTAGAGGACCTTTTTCCGTGACCCGAAGACTCACAGAGTCAGTCCTTCAGGGCACTCTGGCCCCTCGGGATACCCTCCTAAAGTGGTCTGTGTAACCCTGTGCTTGATCTTTGTGGTACGGTGAGCCCTCCACATAAGGGGCTGCTAACGTGCAGCCACTGGGGGTATCTGAAGCCCACTTCTCCTTGCCCAGTTAGATTGCCTCTAAGAACCTCTCACCTTAACCTCTTTGGAACCAGTTAGGAAAGCAGAGACCTTGGACCcagccctctcccacccccatacCGGGCAGGCTGCACATCCTGGTCCACTAGCTCCCGGGAAGACTTCCGGCGCAGACACTCCACAGCTTCGGTGCTGTCCTCTCGGTCACAGCCCACTTTGGCCGCCAGCAGCCGCGTGTACTTGAGCGGCTGGTAGTTGACAGACCAGCTGGAAATGGCAGTACCACTCTGAGCAATGGCCTTCTGGAACAGTCCTGGTGGGACAGGCAGACCTCAGGCTAGGCTGTTATcagccaaagggaggagaggattgGGGTCCAGGTTTTGGGCAGGGAAGGCAGGTGAGGAGGCTGCTGGTACCTTCTGAGTGGTGGGAGAGGATCAACAAGTTGACACAGGAGGCCCCTGCACCAGATCCAAAGATTGTGATGCGTTCAGGGTCACCTCCAAAGTGGGCAATGTTTTCACTGAGCCAGCGCAGGGCCTGGATCTGGTCCAGGAGCCCATAGTTGCCTTTTGCAGCTTGGTCACCAGTGCTGAGAAAACCTAGGGATAGAAGAAAGGTGCTCCCTGGAGGTGTCACAGCATCCTTGCCTCTCAGCCAGGGGCTTAATGCAGCGTAAGTCTATCAGGGATTCTGGCGTAATTGGGAGGACCCTGCCCACCAGGACTGCTTCCCAGACCTTGCCCCCCCAAGAGTTGGCTGCCCACCCTCACCGAGCACCCCAAGACGGTAGTTGAGTGTGACTACGATGACATTGCCATAGGCAGCCAGGACTGAGCCGTCGAACATGTTCCCGGTGCCTTCCATGTAGGAGCCGCCGTGTAGAAACAGCATGACTGGTTTCTTCCCAGAGTCCCGGATATCTGCgaggggagggggtggcaggTGGGCCGGGAGATCGGGGACAAGGACACAGTCAGACCAGAAGCAGCACTTTGGAGCTCCCAGGCCTTCTGAGGACCAGCCTGGAGCTCAGGGGACTTGTCACTAACATCCCTGGCGGGGGGGCAAGACCggattcccctccctccctccctccctccctccccagctaaGCCTAGAGGAAGGTCCCTCCTCATCACTGGCCAGCACCGGTCCAAGCACTCCACCAAATGTTGGGCACACTTTCCAAGAAGCCCAACAGAGGCCAAGGGTAGGAAGTGGCCCTCCTCGGGgcttctccacacacacaaatctcctTCCTGCTCCTAGTTAGAGCGGACTAAGGCCGGGACTAGGGCTGGAGGTGCTGGGGAGGCCTGGCATCTCCTCAGACTCAGGCTTGGCCTCAGCTCCACATGGCACCCTAGTCTGTGGGTGAGGGGTGCCAGGCCTTAGGGTCCCTGGGGGCTTGGTCTCCTCCCCGCCCTAATTCCTTTCTAGGTCACCTCCCCAGTTACCATGGCAACCCCCAGCCTAATTACtgtggcaggaggaggcagggtgggAAAGAGTCTGCTTAATGAAGTGATGGTAAAGCTCTGACTCTTGGACTCTCCGCCCTCCAAACTGGGCTCTCCTACATTGGCACCCTCGTGGCGCCATATCCAAAGAATCCTTTAGATGGCTGCCACACATAGCAGGCCATGAAGCTCTGGACTGGACAACAGAGTGAAAATTCCTAAAGAGGGTGGCTGGGAGTCCAGGAGAGCCTGTCAGAGTCCTCAAGACTCTATGGCCCGATTCCCTGCTCCTAGCTGAGGATATCTCTAAAGTCCCAAGGCTGGGGTCGGCTCCAGCTTTCTTTGAACTGCTGGCATTCTCTTGGgctctagctcagtggtagagctcttgtctAACATCTGTCTGCCATGGGAGCCAGGCTTAGACCCTACAGCTGGTCTCCAGCACCTGTGCCATCTCCCGCATCCCGAGAGAAGGTCAACCTGGACAGGCCCTTTCTGCCCCCTGCCCTGGTCTCTGGATTTCCTTGGCCAgagttctctctgtgtgcatcCCCAAGACGCTGCTGTTCCTCCCAGCCTTAACCTCACagtgcccttccttccttccttccttccttccttccttccttccttccttccttccttccttccttccttccaggggACTGCCCTTAatgtcctcctcctctcccaccctcccccagACCTCTCCctgttgggggggagggtatcagaaagggaaggagcaggaagaggggcgGGGCAACAAGAAttcaaaaccaacaacaaaaaccaggatcaagaaagaagaaagaaagaaaaaaacgaCAACCAAAAAGCAAGAAGATCTTGGGGCAGattcaacaagaaaagaaaaaaacaaaaaagctccatttgggaaaaaaaagaaaacaagaaaaaaattctttgcattatttcaaaattttgtgGTGAAACTTCAAGATATTGGgcc
This sequence is a window from Mus pahari chromosome 14, PAHARI_EIJ_v1.1, whole genome shotgun sequence. Protein-coding genes within it:
- the Nlgn2 gene encoding neuroligin-2 isoform X3, with the translated sequence MLPVWFTDNLEAAATYVQNQSEDCLYLNLYVPTEDGPLTKKRDEATLNPPDTDIRDSGKKPVMLFLHGGSYMEGTGNMFDGSVLAAYGNVIVVTLNYRLGVLGFLSTGDQAAKGNYGLLDQIQALRWLSENIAHFGGDPERITIFGSGAGASCVNLLILSHHSEGLFQKAIAQSGTAISSWSVNYQPLKYTRLLAAKVGCDREDSTEAVECLRRKSSRELVDQDVQPARYHIAFGPVVDGDVVPDDPEILMQQGEFLNYDMLIGVNQGEGLKFVEDSAESEDGVSASAFDFTVSNFVDNLYGYPEGKDVLRETIKFMYTDWADRDNGEMRRKTLLALFTDHQWVAPAVATAKLHADYQSPVYFYTFYHHCQAEGRPEWADAAHGDELPYVFGVPMVGATDLFPCNFSKNDVMLSAVVMTYWTNFAKTGDPNQPVPQDTKFIHTKPNRFEEVVWSKFNSKEKQYLHIGLKPRVRDNYRANKVAFWLELVPHLHNLHTELFTTTTRLPPYATRWPPRTPGPGTSGTRRPPPPATLPPESDIDLGPRAYDRFPGDSRDYSTELSVTVAVGASLLFLNILAFAALYYKRDRRQELRCRRLSPPGGSGSGVPGGGPLLPTAGRELPPEEELVSLQLKRGGGVGADPAEALRPACPPDYTLALRRAPDDVPLLAPGALTLLPSGLGPPPPPPPPSLHPFGPFPPPPPTATSHNNTLPHPHSTTRV